A single Macaca fascicularis isolate 582-1 chromosome 13, T2T-MFA8v1.1 DNA region contains:
- the SUPT7L gene encoding STAGA complex 65 subunit gamma isoform X2 — translation MLRYWGEIPISSSQTNRSSFDLLPREFRLVEVHDPPLHQPSANKPKPPTMLDIPSEPCSLTIHTIQLIQHNRRLRNLIATAQAQNQQQTEGVKTEESEPLPSCPGSPPLPDDLLPLDCKNPNAPFQIRHSDPESDFYRGKGEPVTELSWHSCRQLLYQAVATILAHAGFDCANESVLETLTDVAHEYCLKFTKLLRFAVDREARLGQTPFPDVMEQVFHEVGIGSVLSLQKFWQHRIKDYHSYMLQISKQLSEEYERIVNPEKATEDMKPVKIKEEPVSDITFPVSEELEADLASGDQSLPMGVLGAQSERFPSNLEVEASPQASSAEVNASPLWNLAHVKMEPQESEEGNVSGHGVLGSDVFEEPMSGMSEAGIPQSPDDSDSSYGSHSTDSLMGSSPVFNQRCKKRMRKI, via the exons ATGTTGAGATACTGGGGAGAGATACCAATATCATCAAGCCAGACCAACAGAAGTTCCTTTGATTTGCTCCCACGGGAGTTCCGTCTGGTGGAAGTCCATGACCCACCCCTGCACCAACCCTCAGCCAACAAGCCGAAGCCCCCCACTATGCTGGACATCCCCTCAGAGCCATGTAGTCTCACCATCCATACGATTCAGTTGATTCAGCACAACCGACGACTTCGCAACCTTATTGCCACAGCGCAGGCCCAGAATCAGCAGCAGACAGAAGGTGTAAAAACTGAAGAGAGTGAACCTCTTCCCTCGTGCCCTGGGTCACCTCCTCTCCCTGATGACCTCCTGCCTTTAGATTGTAAAAATCCCAATGCACCATTCCAGATCCGGCACAGTGACCCAGAGAGTGACTTTTATCG TGGGAAAGGGGAACCTGTGACTGAACTCAGCTGGCACTCCTGTCGGCAGCTCCTTTACCAGGCAGTGGCCACAATCCTGGCCCACGCAGGCTTTGACTGTGCTAATGAAAGTGTCCTGGAGACCCTAACTGATGTGGCACATGAGTATTGCCTTAAGTTTACCAAGTTGTTGCGTTTTGCTGTGGACCGGGAGGCCCGGCTGGGACAGACTCCTTTTCCAGATGTGATGGAGCAGGTATTCCATGAAGTGGGTATCGGCAGTGTGCTCTCCCTCCAGAAGTTCTGGCAGCACCGCATCAAGGACTATCACAGTTACATGCTACAG ATTAGTAAGCAACTCTCTGAAGAATATGAAAGGATTGTCAATCCTGAGAAGGCCACAGAGGACATGAAACCTGTGAAGATCAAGGAGGAACCTGTGAGCGACATCACCTTTCCTGTCAGTGAGGAGCTGGAGGCTGACCTTGCTTCTGGAGACCAGTCACTGCCTATGGGAGTGCTTGGGGCTCAGAGTGAACGCTTCCCATCTAACCTGGAGGTTGAAGCTTCACCACAGGCTTCAA gTGCAGAGGTAAATGCTTCTCCTCTTTGGAATCTGGCCCATGTGAAAATGGAGCCTCAAGAGAGTGAAGAAGGCAATGTCTCTGGACATGGTGTGCTGGGCAGCGATGTCTTCGAGGAGCCCATGTCAGGCATGAGTGAAGCTGGGATTCCTCAGAGCCCTGATGACTCAGATAGCAGCTATGGTTCCCACTCCACTGACAGCCTCATGGGGTCCTCCCCTGTTTTCAACCAGCGCTGCAAGAAGAGGATgaggaaaatataa
- the CCDC121 gene encoding coiled-coil domain-containing protein 121 isoform X1: MGSRGQDSHSKKTRRMPLISSPQRAGSGATGGPAARVYSVAEAVKQFRAGPARTGAGCSLQGCWAAPRPFEHRTDKLREFSALARCSRELQAQVPDASAHSLVITLGELRSCRDLQDECLDSRFAEGPRRLLPPYHRLINNFVKPEKLTKVETILKEKIVAEMTVLNKHIKQAQIQREQLLEEYRELYQEKLLVQAENRFFLEYLTNKTEEYTKQPEKVWNSYLQQSGEIERRRQESASRYAEQISVLKTALLQKENIQSSLKRKLQAMRDIAILKEKQEKEIQTLQEEKKKVQAETAAKTREVQAQLLQEKRLLEKQLSEPDRRLLGKRKRRELNKKAQALKLAAERSIFEYSCGLKRENQQFKKELLQLIEQAQKLTATQSHLENRKQQLQQEQWYLESLIRGRQRLQGSHNQCLNRQDVPKTTPSLPQGTKSRINPK, encoded by the exons ATGGGGTCCCGAGGGCAGGACTCACACAGCAAGAAAACAAGGCGCATGCCTCTCATTTCGAGCCCGCAGAGAGCGGGGAGCGGAGCCACTGGAGGACCGGCTGCTCGGGTTTATTCGGTAGCCGAGGCGGTTAAACAGTTCAGGGCTGGACCAGCCAGGACTGGAGCAGGGTGCAGCCTCCAGGGTTGCTGGGCAGCACCGAGACCCTTTGAGCACCGAACGGATAAACTACGGGAGTTTTCCGCACTTGCACGTTGTTCCCGCGAGTTGCAGGCGCAGGTTCCTGATGCTAGCGCTCATTCCTTGGTAATCACCCTCGGTGAACTACGCAGTTGCCGTGACCTTCAGGATGAATGCTTGGATTCCAG GTTTGCTGAGGGCCCCAGAAGGCTCCTTCCACCGTATCATAGGCTAATAAATAATTTTGTCAAGCCAGAGAAGCTAACAAAGGTGGAGACAatccttaaagaaaagatagTGGCGGAAATGACGGTTCTGAACAAGCATATAAAACAAGCTCAAATCCAGCGGGAACAGCTACTGGAGGAATACAGGGAGCTATACCAAGAAAAGTTACTTGTCCAGGCTGAAAACAGGTTCTTTCTGGAATACCTGACTAACAAAACTGAAGAGTACACAAAGCAACCTGAGAAGGTATGGAACAGCTATTTACAACAAAGTGGAGAGATCGAACGAAGAAGACAAGAATCAGCCTCCAGATATGCAGAACAAATTTCAGTGCTTAAAACAGCGCTCttgcaaaaggaaaatatccaaTCCAGTTTGAAGCGGAAGTTGCAGGCAATGAGGGACATTGCTATATTAAAggaaaagcaggagaaagaaatacagacattacaggaggagaaaaagaaagtccAAGCTGAGACAGCTGCAAAGACACGTGAAGTacaggcccagctcctccaggAGAAAAGATTACTGGAGAAACAACTGAGCGAGCCAGACAGGAGGCTactgggaaagagaaaaagaagagagcttAATAAGAAAGCCCAGGCCTTGAAGTTGGCAGCAGAGCGGTCTATTTTTGAATACTCCTGTGGCCTCAAAAGAGAGAACCAGCAGTTCAAGAAGGAATTACTGCAGCTAATTGAGCAAGCCCAGAAACTAACGGCTACTCAAAGCCACTTAGAAAACAggaagcagcagctgcagcaggaaCAGTGGTATCTGGAGTCCTTAATCcgggggaggcagagattgcaaggAAGTCATAATCAGTGCCTAAATAGACAGGATGTTCCAAAGACCACACCCAGTCTTCCCCAAGGCACCAAATCAAGGATTAATCCAAAGTAA
- the SUPT7L gene encoding STAGA complex 65 subunit gamma isoform X1 — MNLQRYWGEIPISSSQTNRSSFDLLPREFRLVEVHDPPLHQPSANKPKPPTMLDIPSEPCSLTIHTIQLIQHNRRLRNLIATAQAQNQQQTEGVKTEESEPLPSCPGSPPLPDDLLPLDCKNPNAPFQIRHSDPESDFYRGKGEPVTELSWHSCRQLLYQAVATILAHAGFDCANESVLETLTDVAHEYCLKFTKLLRFAVDREARLGQTPFPDVMEQVFHEVGIGSVLSLQKFWQHRIKDYHSYMLQISKQLSEEYERIVNPEKATEDMKPVKIKEEPVSDITFPVSEELEADLASGDQSLPMGVLGAQSERFPSNLEVEASPQASSAEVNASPLWNLAHVKMEPQESEEGNVSGHGVLGSDVFEEPMSGMSEAGIPQSPDDSDSSYGSHSTDSLMGSSPVFNQRCKKRMRKI, encoded by the exons ATGAATCTGCAAAG ATACTGGGGAGAGATACCAATATCATCAAGCCAGACCAACAGAAGTTCCTTTGATTTGCTCCCACGGGAGTTCCGTCTGGTGGAAGTCCATGACCCACCCCTGCACCAACCCTCAGCCAACAAGCCGAAGCCCCCCACTATGCTGGACATCCCCTCAGAGCCATGTAGTCTCACCATCCATACGATTCAGTTGATTCAGCACAACCGACGACTTCGCAACCTTATTGCCACAGCGCAGGCCCAGAATCAGCAGCAGACAGAAGGTGTAAAAACTGAAGAGAGTGAACCTCTTCCCTCGTGCCCTGGGTCACCTCCTCTCCCTGATGACCTCCTGCCTTTAGATTGTAAAAATCCCAATGCACCATTCCAGATCCGGCACAGTGACCCAGAGAGTGACTTTTATCG TGGGAAAGGGGAACCTGTGACTGAACTCAGCTGGCACTCCTGTCGGCAGCTCCTTTACCAGGCAGTGGCCACAATCCTGGCCCACGCAGGCTTTGACTGTGCTAATGAAAGTGTCCTGGAGACCCTAACTGATGTGGCACATGAGTATTGCCTTAAGTTTACCAAGTTGTTGCGTTTTGCTGTGGACCGGGAGGCCCGGCTGGGACAGACTCCTTTTCCAGATGTGATGGAGCAGGTATTCCATGAAGTGGGTATCGGCAGTGTGCTCTCCCTCCAGAAGTTCTGGCAGCACCGCATCAAGGACTATCACAGTTACATGCTACAG ATTAGTAAGCAACTCTCTGAAGAATATGAAAGGATTGTCAATCCTGAGAAGGCCACAGAGGACATGAAACCTGTGAAGATCAAGGAGGAACCTGTGAGCGACATCACCTTTCCTGTCAGTGAGGAGCTGGAGGCTGACCTTGCTTCTGGAGACCAGTCACTGCCTATGGGAGTGCTTGGGGCTCAGAGTGAACGCTTCCCATCTAACCTGGAGGTTGAAGCTTCACCACAGGCTTCAA gTGCAGAGGTAAATGCTTCTCCTCTTTGGAATCTGGCCCATGTGAAAATGGAGCCTCAAGAGAGTGAAGAAGGCAATGTCTCTGGACATGGTGTGCTGGGCAGCGATGTCTTCGAGGAGCCCATGTCAGGCATGAGTGAAGCTGGGATTCCTCAGAGCCCTGATGACTCAGATAGCAGCTATGGTTCCCACTCCACTGACAGCCTCATGGGGTCCTCCCCTGTTTTCAACCAGCGCTGCAAGAAGAGGATgaggaaaatataa
- the GPN1 gene encoding GPN-loop GTPase 1 isoform X1, producing MAAPAAAAEPQASGGPRHPVCLLVLGMAGSGKTTFVQRLTGHLHAQGTPPYVINLDPAVHEVPFPANIDIRDTVKYKEVMKQYGLGPNGGIVTSLNLFATRFDQVMKFIEKAQNMSKYVLIDTPGQIEVFTWSASGTIITEALASSFPTVVIYVMDTSRSTNPVTFMSNMLYACSILYKTKLPFIVVMNKTDIIDHSFAVEWMQDFEAFQDALNQETTYVSNLTRSMSLVLDEFYSSLRVVGVSAVLGTGLDELFVQVTSAAEEYEREYRPEYERLKKSLASAESQQQREQLERLRKDMGSVALDAGTAKDSVSPVLHPSDLILTRGTLDEEDEEADSDTDDIDHRVTEESHEEPAFQNFMQESMAQYWKRNNK from the exons ATGGCGGCGCCCGCAGCTGCAGCTGAGCCCCAGGCTTCTGGGGGTCCGCGGCACCCAGTGTGTCTGTTGGTGTTGGGAATGGCGGGATCCGGGAAAACCACCTTTGTACAG AGGCTCACAGGACACCTGCATGCCCAAGGCACTCCACCTTATGTGATCAACCTGGATCCAGCAGTACATGAAGTTCCCTTTCCTGCCAATATTG aTATTCGTGACACTGTAAAGTATAAAGAAGTCATGAAACA ATATGGACTTGGACCCAATGGCGGCATAGTGACCTCACTCAATCTCTTTGCTACCAGATTTGATCAG gtGATGAAATTTATTGAGAAGGCCCAGAACATGTCTAA ATATGTGTTGATTGACACACCCGGACAGATTGAAGTATTCACTTGGTCAGCTTCTGGGACAATTATCACTGAGGCCCTT GCATCCTCATTTCCAACAGTTGTCATCTATGTAATGGACACATCGAGAAGTACCAACCCAGTGACCTTCATGTCCAACATGCTCTATGCCTGCAG cATCTTGTACAAAACCAAACTGCCTTTCATTGTGGTCATGAATAAA ACTGACATCATTGACCACAGCTTTGCAGTGGAATGGATGCAGGATTTTGAGGCTTTCCAAGATGCCTTAAATCAAGAGACTACATATGTCAGTAACCTGACTCGTTCAATGAGCCTGGTGTTAGATGAGTTTTACAGCTCACTCAGG GTGGTGGGTGTCTCTGCTGTTCTGGGCACTGGATTAGATGAACTCTTCGTGCAAGTTACCAGTGCTGCCGAAGAATATGAAAG GGAGTATCGTCCTGAATATGAACGTCTGAAAAAATCACTG GCCAGTGCAGAGAGCCAACAGCAGAGAGAACAACTGGAACGCCTTCGAAAAGATATGGGTTCTGTAGCCTTGGATGCAGGGACTGCCAAAG ACAGCGTATCTCCTGTGCTGCACCCTTCTGATTTGATCCTGACTCGAGGAACCTTGGATGAAGAGGATGAGGAAGCAGACAGCGATACTGATGACATTGACCACAGAG TTACAGAGGAAAGCCATGAAGAGCCAGCATTCCAGAATTTTATGCAAGAATCGATGGCACAATACTGGAAGAGAAACAATAAATAG
- the GPN1 gene encoding GPN-loop GTPase 1 isoform X3, producing the protein MEADCGRVLNLVSRYGLGPNGGIVTSLNLFATRFDQVMKFIEKAQNMSKYVLIDTPGQIEVFTWSASGTIITEALASSFPTVVIYVMDTSRSTNPVTFMSNMLYACSILYKTKLPFIVVMNKTDIIDHSFAVEWMQDFEAFQDALNQETTYVSNLTRSMSLVLDEFYSSLRVVGVSAVLGTGLDELFVQVTSAAEEYEREYRPEYERLKKSLASAESQQQREQLERLRKDMGSVALDAGTAKDSVSPVLHPSDLILTRGTLDEEDEEADSDTDDIDHRVTEESHEEPAFQNFMQESMAQYWKRNNK; encoded by the exons ATGGAAGCTGATTGTGGCAGAG TCCTCAACTTGGTGTCTAGATATGGACTTGGACCCAATGGCGGCATAGTGACCTCACTCAATCTCTTTGCTACCAGATTTGATCAG gtGATGAAATTTATTGAGAAGGCCCAGAACATGTCTAA ATATGTGTTGATTGACACACCCGGACAGATTGAAGTATTCACTTGGTCAGCTTCTGGGACAATTATCACTGAGGCCCTT GCATCCTCATTTCCAACAGTTGTCATCTATGTAATGGACACATCGAGAAGTACCAACCCAGTGACCTTCATGTCCAACATGCTCTATGCCTGCAG cATCTTGTACAAAACCAAACTGCCTTTCATTGTGGTCATGAATAAA ACTGACATCATTGACCACAGCTTTGCAGTGGAATGGATGCAGGATTTTGAGGCTTTCCAAGATGCCTTAAATCAAGAGACTACATATGTCAGTAACCTGACTCGTTCAATGAGCCTGGTGTTAGATGAGTTTTACAGCTCACTCAGG GTGGTGGGTGTCTCTGCTGTTCTGGGCACTGGATTAGATGAACTCTTCGTGCAAGTTACCAGTGCTGCCGAAGAATATGAAAG GGAGTATCGTCCTGAATATGAACGTCTGAAAAAATCACTG GCCAGTGCAGAGAGCCAACAGCAGAGAGAACAACTGGAACGCCTTCGAAAAGATATGGGTTCTGTAGCCTTGGATGCAGGGACTGCCAAAG ACAGCGTATCTCCTGTGCTGCACCCTTCTGATTTGATCCTGACTCGAGGAACCTTGGATGAAGAGGATGAGGAAGCAGACAGCGATACTGATGACATTGACCACAGAG TTACAGAGGAAAGCCATGAAGAGCCAGCATTCCAGAATTTTATGCAAGAATCGATGGCACAATACTGGAAGAGAAACAATAAATAG
- the GPN1 gene encoding GPN-loop GTPase 1 isoform X2 yields the protein MAAPAAAAEPQASGGPRHPVCLLVLGMAGSGKTTFVQRLTGHLHAQGTPPYVINLDPAVHEVPFPANIDIRDTVKYKEVMKQYGLGPNGGIVTSLNLFATRFDQVMKFIEKAQNMSKYVLIDTPGQIEVFTWSASGTIITEALASSFPTVVIYVMDTSRSTNPVTFMSNMLYACSILYKTKLPFIVVMNKTDIIDHSFAVEWMQDFEAFQDALNQETTYVSNLTRSMSLVLDEFYSSLRVVGVSAVLGTGLDELFVQVTSAAEEYEREYRPEYERLKKSLASAESQQQREQLERLRKDMGSVALDAGTAKVTEESHEEPAFQNFMQESMAQYWKRNNK from the exons ATGGCGGCGCCCGCAGCTGCAGCTGAGCCCCAGGCTTCTGGGGGTCCGCGGCACCCAGTGTGTCTGTTGGTGTTGGGAATGGCGGGATCCGGGAAAACCACCTTTGTACAG AGGCTCACAGGACACCTGCATGCCCAAGGCACTCCACCTTATGTGATCAACCTGGATCCAGCAGTACATGAAGTTCCCTTTCCTGCCAATATTG aTATTCGTGACACTGTAAAGTATAAAGAAGTCATGAAACA ATATGGACTTGGACCCAATGGCGGCATAGTGACCTCACTCAATCTCTTTGCTACCAGATTTGATCAG gtGATGAAATTTATTGAGAAGGCCCAGAACATGTCTAA ATATGTGTTGATTGACACACCCGGACAGATTGAAGTATTCACTTGGTCAGCTTCTGGGACAATTATCACTGAGGCCCTT GCATCCTCATTTCCAACAGTTGTCATCTATGTAATGGACACATCGAGAAGTACCAACCCAGTGACCTTCATGTCCAACATGCTCTATGCCTGCAG cATCTTGTACAAAACCAAACTGCCTTTCATTGTGGTCATGAATAAA ACTGACATCATTGACCACAGCTTTGCAGTGGAATGGATGCAGGATTTTGAGGCTTTCCAAGATGCCTTAAATCAAGAGACTACATATGTCAGTAACCTGACTCGTTCAATGAGCCTGGTGTTAGATGAGTTTTACAGCTCACTCAGG GTGGTGGGTGTCTCTGCTGTTCTGGGCACTGGATTAGATGAACTCTTCGTGCAAGTTACCAGTGCTGCCGAAGAATATGAAAG GGAGTATCGTCCTGAATATGAACGTCTGAAAAAATCACTG GCCAGTGCAGAGAGCCAACAGCAGAGAGAACAACTGGAACGCCTTCGAAAAGATATGGGTTCTGTAGCCTTGGATGCAGGGACTGCCAAAG TTACAGAGGAAAGCCATGAAGAGCCAGCATTCCAGAATTTTATGCAAGAATCGATGGCACAATACTGGAAGAGAAACAATAAATAG
- the CCDC121 gene encoding coiled-coil domain-containing protein 121 isoform X2, which translates to MNAWIPGANRFAEGPRRLLPPYHRLINNFVKPEKLTKVETILKEKIVAEMTVLNKHIKQAQIQREQLLEEYRELYQEKLLVQAENRFFLEYLTNKTEEYTKQPEKVWNSYLQQSGEIERRRQESASRYAEQISVLKTALLQKENIQSSLKRKLQAMRDIAILKEKQEKEIQTLQEEKKKVQAETAAKTREVQAQLLQEKRLLEKQLSEPDRRLLGKRKRRELNKKAQALKLAAERSIFEYSCGLKRENQQFKKELLQLIEQAQKLTATQSHLENRKQQLQQEQWYLESLIRGRQRLQGSHNQCLNRQDVPKTTPSLPQGTKSRINPK; encoded by the exons ATGAATGCTTGGATTCCAGGTGCGAATAG GTTTGCTGAGGGCCCCAGAAGGCTCCTTCCACCGTATCATAGGCTAATAAATAATTTTGTCAAGCCAGAGAAGCTAACAAAGGTGGAGACAatccttaaagaaaagatagTGGCGGAAATGACGGTTCTGAACAAGCATATAAAACAAGCTCAAATCCAGCGGGAACAGCTACTGGAGGAATACAGGGAGCTATACCAAGAAAAGTTACTTGTCCAGGCTGAAAACAGGTTCTTTCTGGAATACCTGACTAACAAAACTGAAGAGTACACAAAGCAACCTGAGAAGGTATGGAACAGCTATTTACAACAAAGTGGAGAGATCGAACGAAGAAGACAAGAATCAGCCTCCAGATATGCAGAACAAATTTCAGTGCTTAAAACAGCGCTCttgcaaaaggaaaatatccaaTCCAGTTTGAAGCGGAAGTTGCAGGCAATGAGGGACATTGCTATATTAAAggaaaagcaggagaaagaaatacagacattacaggaggagaaaaagaaagtccAAGCTGAGACAGCTGCAAAGACACGTGAAGTacaggcccagctcctccaggAGAAAAGATTACTGGAGAAACAACTGAGCGAGCCAGACAGGAGGCTactgggaaagagaaaaagaagagagcttAATAAGAAAGCCCAGGCCTTGAAGTTGGCAGCAGAGCGGTCTATTTTTGAATACTCCTGTGGCCTCAAAAGAGAGAACCAGCAGTTCAAGAAGGAATTACTGCAGCTAATTGAGCAAGCCCAGAAACTAACGGCTACTCAAAGCCACTTAGAAAACAggaagcagcagctgcagcaggaaCAGTGGTATCTGGAGTCCTTAATCcgggggaggcagagattgcaaggAAGTCATAATCAGTGCCTAAATAGACAGGATGTTCCAAAGACCACACCCAGTCTTCCCCAAGGCACCAAATCAAGGATTAATCCAAAGTAA